Proteins encoded together in one Hemiscyllium ocellatum isolate sHemOce1 chromosome 9, sHemOce1.pat.X.cur, whole genome shotgun sequence window:
- the znf644b gene encoding zinc finger protein 644 isoform X3, which yields MSIIGGSESKLNNADNGKTHINSLGAKGEFEDEKKISSTTVTSSIPQTLSGNQMSVPKSNTLSLSKHLSRDSPVKALSGAQQTTFIQSGAPTVSNAKLTLPIGTAVRDPVLQLSTTKSSIAKQPDVSLSISQSLCQSVAASSSSSRFVQSVQVPKLSGTSTKVQTLAPAPVLLLVPNLVPFQGQVNTQPKMLSSLPIVDHKSIAQSNGASTSQLLYGAENENTKDNRGQIKGKRSLSSSEIHGGESETLNDGLNWDPEKEFMQFLLTKEKDDDRIVQIDRSSQVQPNLPFGRKRKRKMDIVQMVDFSELENTDAHLTPKNSAGTLEGMENTKVSIVKPKYLPAKKNLVGETGSNLPKETVEAIKQLIFSDYKLPVKNLETARTSAPTTTYVEEASPFVSTVFPPGSAIQIDDIQTGSESPSDDDTEAEPSFYPCTKCNVNFREKKHLQRHMIYHLEGHSKTNLPRPYICKECGIAFRDRAPLQKHRSLHQEKRERLMEEIRELRTFQDEGRNAKLQCPQCIFGTNCPKTFVQHAKTHEKDKRYYCCDKCNFMAASMDELEGHQIYIHDAVINKSSQKPLKGVSLENLLNHCKSGGVYVCSKCPFTTPARSIFKKHVKYLHQRLYHVQHKSEHGAKVPGFSSQPFDLVRSNKAISQQSEYLSDFVMRRNIKRDFEAPEALGNSSALYSKVCDFAGTQKPCYITTKEMHHSPGSVLDYSKSSTKIVTGLSIGNKKSSFLQQEHVRKQEEIDVKRSNGGLSLKDHIIGDQMYEKSKNDIDIVKDLSPASTFIETKHTDGECSFNFHSNDDGISEETEHVDGGAISVRNSVKDVMVSVSVGNDILDQYPDVFHKAPVVVLNKLEPCVNASECDGEENLPESDIIETSNCMDGATAVTIAENNFDIGDKQTHYFSTEVQIIDENGIDDFDTYDESDDDDDFDDFDTSIHDYGNNDYGNQSLYSTEYQDPSHDHFVNEDFHFNSDARCIDVMDPVLYQRDAPLNITYNWTDFHTEKRPCPYCPAVFDTGVGLSNHVRGHLYRVGLTYDARHLVPPEQIASSDKRRRIKKNDAPVRRIKKEVKSGSSTENTCPLCGGWFDTKVGLSNHVRGHLKRLGKTELEAHKSPLSILTEMMQNEAEAENIAKLLSSKQFRYKPFVSQKFASSDGLFLAPNGITIKLQQNELKTKSFPSPQSDLHDLSDLQPKKLNETDEQSSSLMQILKNKFGEETSSLIKSQPGRIYAQTAKKRLPNHRRPFQLQFGSSLLQPSTSQPVTSADIAYQTGHPVKLRTCVHCHATFTSAVSLANHLRVYARRKQAGDLTGTPFDCKQKRSRSRSGTKKKSSLFVPSLDDAYVLKCRFCDLVFRGPLSVQEDWIKHLQRHVVNANLPRTGAGMVEISLPSKENFPVTESSFSLLMAQAAS from the exons ATGAGCATAATTGGAGGCTCTGAATCTAAGCTGAATAATGCTGATAATGGGAAGACCCATATTAATTCCCTTGGTGCTAAAGGAGAATTTGAAGATGAGAAAAAGATCTCATCAACCACTGTTACTTCCAGTATACCTCAAACCTTAAGTGGGAATCAAATGTCAGTTCCAAAAAGCAATACTTTAAGCTTGTCTAAACATCTGTCCAGGGATAGTCCTGTAAAAGCCTTAAGTGGAGCCCAGCAGACTACATTTATACAAAGCGGTGCTCCTACTGTTTCAAATGCAAAACTTACCTTGCCTATAGGAACTGCTGTGAGGGACCCAGTTCTACAACTCTCTACAACTAAATCTTCCATTGCAAAACAGCCTGATGTTTCTTTAAGTATTTCTCAATCCCTGTGCCAGTCAGTTGCAGCTTCTAGCTCATCATCTCGCTTTGTTCAATCCGTTCAGGTTCCGAAATTGTCTGGTACTTCAACTAAAGTTCAGACCTTAGCACCAGCCCCAGTTCTGTTACTGGTTCCCAATTTAGTGCCTTTCCAGGGCCAAGTTAATACACAACCTAAAATGCTGAGTTCTTTGCCAATAGTGGATCACAAATCTATAGCCCAGTCAAATGGTGCTTCTACAAGCCAGCTGTTGTATGGTGCAGAAAATGAAAATACAAAAGATAATAGAGGACAGATAAAGGGTAAAAGAAGTTTAAGTTCTTCTGAAATTCATGGAGGTGAATCAGAAACTTTAAATGATGGCTTAAACTGGGACCCTGAAAAAGAGTTCATGCAGTTTTTGCTAACTAAAGAAAAGGATGATGATCGGATTGTTCAAATTGATAGAAGTTCCCAAGTCCAACCAAATTTACCCTTTGGAAGAAAAAGAAAACGAAAAATGGACATTGTTCAGATGGTAGATTTCTCTGAATTAGAAAACACAGATGCACACCTAACACCGAAAAACTCTGCTGGTACTCTAGAGGGGATGGAAAATACTAAAGTTTCCATTGTCAAACCAAAATACTTGCCTGCAAAAAAGAATCTTGTTGGTGAGACTGGATCAAATCTTCCCAAAGAAACAGTAGAAGCAATTAAACAGTTGATCTTTAGTGATTATAAGCTTCCAGTCAAAAACTTAGAAACAGCTCGAACAAGTGCACCTACAACAACTTATGTCGAAGAAGCTTCACCATTTGTTTCAACAGTTTTTCCACCAGGCAGTGCTATACAGATAGATGATATACAAACTGGATCTGAATCACCATCAGATGATGATACTGAGGCAGAACCATCATTTTACCCCTGCACAAAATGCAATGTGAATTTTAGAGAGAAAAAACATTTGCAAAGGCACATGATTTATCATTTAGAAGGACACAGTAAAACAAATCTGCCGAGACCATATATATGTAAAGAATGTGGAATTGCATTTCGTGACCGTGCACCACTCCAAAAGCACAGGAGCCTTCATCAAGAAAAAAGAGAGAGGTTGATGGAGGAGATCCGTGAGCTCCGCACATTTCAGGATGAAGGCCGGAATGCAAAATTGCAGTGTCCGCAgtgtatatttggaacaaacTGTCCTAAAACATTTGTGCAGCACGCTAAGACACATGAAAAGGACAAAAGGTACTATTGCTGTGATAAGTGCAACTTCATGGCAGCATCAATGGATGAACTTGAAGGTCATCAAATTTATATTCATGATGCAGTCATTAACAAATCCAGCCAAAAACCTTTGAAAGGTGTATCGTTAGAAAATTTATTAAATCACTGTAAGTCAGGAGGTGTATATGTGTGCAGCAAATGTCCTTTTACCACACCAGCTAGGAGTATTTTCAAAAAGCATGTAAAATACTTGCATCAGCGACTTTACCACGTTCAGCATAAAAGTGAACACGGAGCAAAGGTACCTGGCTTCAGCTCACAACCATTTGATTTGGTGAGGAGCAATAAGGCTATATCACAACAGTCTGAATACCTAAGCGATTTTGTCATGAGACGAAACATAAAAAGGGATTTCGAAGCACCTGAAGCATTGGGGAATTCCTCTGCACTGTACAGCAAAGTCTGTGATTTTGCTGGTACACAGAAGCCATGCTATATAACCACAAAAGAGATGCATCACTCGCCTGGTTCTGTGCTGGATTATAGTAAATCTTCAACAAAGATTGTGACAGGATTAAGTATTGGTAACAAAAAGAGTAGCTTTCTACAACAGGAGCATGTTAGAAAGCAGGAAGAAATTGATGTCAAAAGGAGCAATGGAGGTCTGTCGTTGAAGGATCATATTATTGGTGATCAGATGTATGAGAAATCGAAAAATGATATTGATATAGTAAAAGACTTGAGTCCTGCATCTACATTTATTGAAACAAAGCACACAGATGGGGAATGTAGCTTCAACTTTCACAGCAATGATGATGGAATATCAGAAGAAACAGAACATGTAGATGGTGGAGCTATTTCAGTTAGAAATTCTGTTAAGGATGTCATGGTTAGTGTCTCTGTAGGAAATGATATTTTAGATCAGTATCCAGATGTGTTTCACAAAGCACCTGTTGTGGTTTTAAATAAACTTGAGCCATGTGTAAATGCATCAGAATGTGATGGTGAAGAAAACTTACCTGAAAGTGATATTATTGAAACTAGTAACTGCATGGATGGTGCTACAGCAGtcactattgcagaaaataatttTGATATTGGTGATAAACAAACTCATTATTTCAGTACTGAAGTTCAGATAATTGACGAAAATGGCATTGATGATTTTGATACTTATGATGAGAGTGACGACGATGATGATTTCGATGATTTTGATACTAGCATTCACGATTATGGCAACAATGACTATGGTAACCAAAGTCTTTACTCTACAGAATATCAAGATCCTTCCCATGACCATTTTGTTAATGAAGATTTTCATTTTAATAGTGATGCTAGGTGTATAGATGTTATGGATCCAGTCCTTTATCAACGTGATGCTCCACTTAATATAACCTACAATTGGACTGATTTTCATACTGAGAAACGACCATGCCCCTACTGTCCAGCTGTGTTTGACACTGGTGTTGGTTTGTCAAATCATGTGCGAGGACATCTTTATAGAGTTGGCTTAACTTACGATGCTCGGCACCTGGTTCCACCAGAGCAAATAGCATCCAGTGACAAGAGGCGGCGTATCAAAAAAAATGATGCTCCTGTTAGGAGAATAAAGAAGG aAGTAAAATCTGGTTCCTCAACTGAAAATACATGTCCTTTGTGTGGTGGTTGGTTTGATACAAAGGTTGGGTTGTCGAATCATGTCCGCGGTCATTTGAAGAGGTTGGGGAAGACTGAGTTAGAAGCACACAAATCTCCACTGAGCATTTTGACTGAAATGATGCAAAATGAAGCAGAGGCTGAAAATATTGCAAAATTACTGAGTAGCAAACAGTTTAGGTACAAGCCCTTTGTATCACAGAAATTTGCATCAAGTGATGGCTTATTTCTTGCTCCAAATGGTATAACAATAAAACTGCAGCAAaatgaattgaaaacaaaatccTTCCCCTCACCACAATCAGACTTACATGACCTCTCAGATCTGCAGCCAAAAAAGCTTAATGAGACAGATGAACAGTCAAGTTCCCTAATGCAGATTCTTAAGAATAAATTTGGAGAGGAAACGTCATCATTAATAAAATCCCAGCCGGGAAGAATTTATGCTCAAACTGCAAAGAAACGACTACCAAATCACAGGCGCCCCTTTCAACTGCAGTTTGGCAGTTCACTTCTGCAGCCCAGTACATCACAACCAGTGACAAGTGCGGATATAGCTTATCAAACAG